DNA from Mesorhizobium sp. B2-1-1:
CTCGCCGTCATCACCGATCCCAACATCGCCGTCGTCCTGATGCTGGCCGGCGTCTACGGCCTCGTCTTCGAGTTCACCAGCCCAGGCGCCGTAGCGCCCGGCGTGATCGGGACCATCTGCCTGCTGCTCGGGCTCTATGCCCTCAATTTGCTGCCGATCAGCTATACCGGCCTCGCCCTGATGCTGCTTGGCATCGCCTTCCTCGTCATCGAGGCCTTCAACCCGACCGTGGTGCTCGGGCTCGGAGGCGTGGCCGCCTTCCTGCTCGGCGCCGCCATGCTGCTCAAGGTCGAGGGCCCCGGCTTCGAGATGTCGTGGGCGCTCATCGGCACCGCCGCGGCGCTGACGCTTGGCCTGGCGCTGCTGGCCGGCAGCTATCTGTGGAGGGCGCGCAGGAGCCTGCCGCGTGTCGGCGCGCAGGCCATGCACGGGCTGCCGGCCAGGATCCTCGATTGGTCGGGAAGCGAGGGCCATGTGCTCGCGCAGGGCGAGCGCTGGCGGGCGAAAGCCGATGAACCGCTCGCCCCCGGCGACAGCGTCGAGGTGGCCGACGTCAGGGATCTCGTGCTGACGGTCCGGCGCAGGAACAATGGAGCAAGGCAATGATCATCGGTTACGTCGCCTATCTGGTGCTCGCCCTCATCGTGCTGATCTTCCTGTCCGCCGCCATTCGCATCCTGCGGGAATATGAGCGCGGCGTGGTCTTCACGCTCGGCCGCTTCACCGGGGTGAAGGGCCCCGGCCTCATCCTCCTCGTCCCCTTCGTCCAGCAGATGGTGCGGGTCGACCTGCGCGTGGTGGTCCAGGACGTGCCGCCGCAGGACGTGATCTCGCGCGACAATGTCTCGGTGAAGGTGAACGCGGTGCTGTATTTCCGCATCGTCGACGCCGAGCGGGCCGTCATCCAGGTCGAGGACTTCATGGCCGCGACAAACCAGCTCGCGCAGACCACGTTGCGCTCGGTTCTCGGCAAGCACGAACTCGACGAGATGCTGGCCGAGCGCGACAAGTTGAACAGCGACATCCAGGAGATCCTGGACCAGCGGACCGATGCATGGGGCATCAAGGTGTCCAATGTCGAGATCAAGCATGTCGACCTCAACGAGAACATGGTCCGCGCCATCGCCAAGCAGGCCGAGGCTGAAAGGCTGCGGCGCGCGAAGGTGATCAACGCCGATGGCGAGCAGCAGGCGGCGGCAAAGCTGGTCGAGGCCGGCAAGATGCTGGCGCAGGAGCCACAGGCCATGCAACTGCGCTATTTCGAGGCGCTGCACGACATCGCCGGCGAGCGCTCGTCGACGGTGGTGTTTCCGCTGCCGATGGACCTGCTA
Protein-coding regions in this window:
- a CDS encoding slipin family protein codes for the protein MIIGYVAYLVLALIVLIFLSAAIRILREYERGVVFTLGRFTGVKGPGLILLVPFVQQMVRVDLRVVVQDVPPQDVISRDNVSVKVNAVLYFRIVDAERAVIQVEDFMAATNQLAQTTLRSVLGKHELDEMLAERDKLNSDIQEILDQRTDAWGIKVSNVEIKHVDLNENMVRAIAKQAEAERLRRAKVINADGEQQAAAKLVEAGKMLAQEPQAMQLRYFEALHDIAGERSSTVVFPLPMDLLAIFNKQPGAGK